From Woronichinia naegeliana WA131, the proteins below share one genomic window:
- a CDS encoding leucyl aminopeptidase, with the protein MQIRGTDHSQLTWLGDALALAFFENAVEITEELTELDERLEGTLQELITETAFTGKAGQKVVTRVGSKTPIRKLILVGLGKIESFKRETVTLAAAAIARLAKQEKVKTLGIDLPLVEQDASQTAAAISEGIWLALHQDQRFKSEQKEEQALKLETVELLGLGEQVKAIAEAEKICSGVILARELVAAPANALTAITMAETAQQLATEYGLELKILEASDCEALGMGAFLGVAKASELPPKFIHLTYRPANPQAKVAIVGKSLTFDSGGLNIKGAGSGIETMKTDMGGGAATLGAAKAIAQLKPSVEVHFICAATENMISGKAMRPGDVLTASNGKTIEVNNTDAEGRLTLADALVYAEKLEVEAIVDLATLTGACVVALGDDIGGLWSPDEALMNQLQTAAAIAGEKFWPMPMEEKYFEGLKSSIADMKNTGPRAGGSITAALFLKQFIEKTPWAHLDIAGPVWTDKDNGVHSAGATGFPVRTLVQWVVSQSH; encoded by the coding sequence ATGCAAATTCGTGGGACAGATCACTCACAATTAACCTGGTTAGGTGATGCTCTAGCCTTAGCTTTTTTTGAAAATGCCGTCGAAATCACGGAAGAATTAACCGAATTAGATGAGCGATTAGAGGGAACGCTGCAAGAACTGATCACGGAGACTGCTTTTACTGGCAAAGCAGGCCAGAAGGTGGTGACGCGGGTTGGCTCAAAAACCCCGATTCGGAAACTCATATTAGTCGGTTTAGGAAAAATTGAAAGCTTTAAGCGAGAAACTGTAACCCTGGCGGCGGCAGCGATCGCCCGTTTAGCCAAACAAGAAAAGGTTAAAACCCTGGGCATTGATTTACCGCTAGTGGAGCAGGATGCCAGTCAAACGGCGGCGGCCATCAGTGAGGGCATTTGGTTAGCACTTCACCAAGATCAGCGTTTTAAATCTGAACAAAAAGAAGAACAGGCCCTGAAGTTAGAAACCGTTGAATTACTAGGCTTAGGAGAACAGGTCAAGGCGATCGCCGAAGCTGAGAAAATTTGTTCAGGGGTAATTTTAGCCAGGGAATTAGTTGCTGCCCCAGCCAATGCCTTGACTGCGATCACGATGGCAGAAACAGCCCAACAATTGGCAACGGAATACGGACTTGAATTAAAAATTTTGGAAGCGAGTGACTGTGAAGCTCTGGGCATGGGAGCTTTTCTGGGAGTAGCCAAAGCCTCGGAATTACCGCCTAAATTTATTCATCTCACCTATCGCCCTGCCAATCCCCAAGCAAAAGTGGCGATCGTGGGTAAAAGTTTGACCTTTGATTCGGGCGGTTTAAATATCAAGGGGGCTGGCAGTGGTATTGAAACCATGAAAACCGATATGGGCGGTGGAGCCGCTACCCTAGGGGCAGCCAAAGCGATAGCCCAATTAAAACCCTCGGTGGAAGTCCACTTTATCTGTGCTGCCACAGAAAATATGATTAGTGGTAAAGCCATGCGCCCTGGTGATGTTCTCACTGCATCTAACGGCAAAACCATTGAGGTCAATAATACGGATGCGGAAGGTCGTCTTACCCTCGCCGATGCCCTGGTCTATGCGGAAAAATTAGAAGTTGAGGCGATCGTGGATCTGGCTACCTTAACGGGAGCCTGTGTAGTTGCCCTGGGAGATGACATTGGAGGGCTATGGAGTCCAGATGAAGCGTTAATGAACCAGCTACAAACAGCCGCAGCGATCGCGGGGGAAAAATTCTGGCCCATGCCCATGGAGGAAAAATACTTTGAAGGCTTGAAATCCTCCATTGCCGATATGAAGAATACGGGGCCTCGTGCTGGGGGTTCCATTACCGCCGCCCTTTTTCTTAAGCAATTTATTGAGAAAACACCCTGGGCCCATCTAGACATTGCTGGCCCTGTCTGGACAGATAAGGACAATGGTGTCCATAGTGCCGGTGCCACGGGTTTTCCAGTGCGAACATTGGTGCAGTGGGTGGTTAGTCAGTCTCACTGA
- a CDS encoding carbonic anhydrase has product MKKLLEGLQKFRTGYFSSHRALFEELSHGQHPRILFIACSDSRVDPNLITQADVGDLFVIRNAGNIIPPYGAANGGEGASIEYAIEALGIEQVIVCGHSHCGAMKGLLKLNTLQEKMPLVYDWLKHAEATRRLVKENYSHYEGEELIEITVAENVLTQLENLQTYPIIRSKLRNGKLSLHGWIYRIEAGEVLAYDGILHDFVPPQSRLPSPEPEYNLHPSCPLFHQVPFTVSGGENLAQFPAREVNDSHTSNGNGVKTSHLPGYGHLPSEQADRIYRGSH; this is encoded by the coding sequence ATGAAGAAGCTGCTTGAGGGACTCCAAAAATTTCGAACGGGCTATTTTAGTAGCCATCGCGCCCTGTTTGAGGAACTGTCTCACGGTCAGCATCCCCGTATTTTATTCATTGCCTGCTCTGATTCACGGGTTGATCCAAACCTGATTACCCAGGCAGATGTGGGAGATCTCTTTGTAATTCGTAATGCGGGTAATATTATTCCACCCTACGGAGCCGCCAATGGTGGGGAAGGAGCCTCTATTGAATATGCGATTGAAGCCTTGGGAATCGAACAAGTGATCGTTTGTGGTCACTCTCATTGCGGGGCGATGAAAGGCTTATTAAAGCTCAATACTCTACAGGAAAAAATGCCCCTCGTCTATGACTGGCTTAAACACGCAGAGGCAACCCGCCGCTTGGTGAAGGAAAATTATAGCCACTACGAAGGTGAAGAATTAATCGAAATTACCGTCGCCGAAAATGTACTTACCCAACTAGAAAATTTACAGACCTATCCGATTATTCGCTCTAAACTTCGCAACGGTAAATTGAGTTTGCATGGTTGGATTTATCGCATTGAGGCCGGAGAAGTGCTTGCCTATGATGGCATTCTTCATGATTTTGTCCCGCCTCAAAGTCGTCTCCCGTCGCCAGAACCGGAATATAATCTGCATCCCAGTTGTCCTCTCTTTCACCAAGTACCTTTTACTGTGTCCGGTGGGGAAAATTTAGCGCAGTTTCCTGCCCGCGAAGTCAATGACAGCCATACTAGCAATGGGAATGGGGTTAAGACTTCTCATTTACCTGGCTATGGCCATTTACCCTCAGAACAGGCCGATCGCATCTATCGTGGTTCCCATTAA
- a CDS encoding transposase: MQLCQRLEQILNNLRPAFSREATFQWFILLVWGVVLNSQPSAITSYVNAIGLTESYYNQALHWFDSKAFRVEGLTLQWSKWLSQHESLYRIKGKRVYVGDGIKVGKEGRKMPGVKRLHQESEDVSKPEWIRGHYFNALSILVGVGKACFALPLVLRLDDGIKSKATEKGEGKGKKKVKTSLVTKMADLCVTYAEAGSYVILDAYFACEPVLKSFRQNALHLITRVRCSTVAYAPFCSVPTLTGRGRPRIWGSSIKLEKLFALAADFPTAKVWLYGQQVTVSYQCFEFHWDSPHQLVKFVLTQLPNGRRLILLSTDLCLTGPEIIAAYGLRFKIEVTFRQLVHLLGSFAYRFWLKSLPTLPTWPSNLILSDYPQAVQTQILNKVEAFERFVNLNAIALGLLQILALELPQGIWANFPRWFRTLPSHGYPSERIAQLALQHQAQMIFPQSPPSLLLPKFLTAKLASSPSPDMLTFVA; the protein is encoded by the coding sequence ATGCAACTATGTCAGCGACTAGAGCAAATCCTCAATAATCTCCGTCCAGCCTTTAGCCGAGAAGCAACGTTCCAATGGTTTATCCTGTTAGTCTGGGGAGTAGTGCTCAACAGCCAACCCAGCGCAATAACTAGCTATGTCAATGCCATTGGCTTAACAGAGAGCTACTACAATCAGGCTCTACATTGGTTTGATTCCAAGGCGTTTAGGGTCGAAGGACTAACTTTACAATGGTCAAAGTGGCTAAGTCAGCATGAAAGTCTATACAGAATTAAAGGGAAACGGGTGTATGTGGGTGATGGCATCAAAGTGGGGAAAGAAGGACGCAAGATGCCAGGTGTAAAACGACTACACCAAGAATCGGAAGATGTGTCCAAGCCAGAGTGGATAAGGGGTCATTACTTCAATGCCTTGAGTATTTTGGTGGGAGTAGGGAAAGCCTGCTTTGCCTTGCCCTTAGTGTTGCGGCTAGACGATGGCATCAAGTCCAAAGCAACCGAGAAGGGGGAGGGAAAAGGCAAAAAAAAGGTGAAGACGAGCCTGGTGACAAAAATGGCTGACCTTTGTGTTACTTACGCAGAGGCAGGGAGTTATGTAATTTTGGATGCTTATTTTGCTTGCGAACCAGTGCTCAAAAGTTTTCGCCAGAACGCCTTGCATCTAATCACAAGAGTGCGTTGCTCCACCGTCGCCTATGCCCCCTTTTGTTCCGTGCCGACGCTGACGGGGAGAGGACGACCACGGATTTGGGGGAGTTCGATAAAACTAGAAAAGCTGTTCGCTCTGGCGGCGGACTTTCCGACAGCTAAAGTCTGGCTCTATGGTCAACAAGTCACGGTTTCTTATCAGTGCTTTGAGTTCCACTGGGATAGTCCCCATCAGCTCGTCAAGTTTGTTCTGACCCAATTGCCTAACGGACGACGACTGATTCTGCTTTCTACTGATCTCTGTTTGACTGGACCTGAGATTATTGCCGCTTACGGTCTCCGATTTAAGATTGAAGTCACTTTTCGTCAATTAGTCCATCTTTTGGGCAGCTTTGCCTATCGTTTTTGGCTTAAGAGTCTTCCTACTTTACCTACCTGGCCCAGCAATCTTATCCTCAGTGACTATCCACAAGCTGTTCAGACTCAGATTTTAAACAAGGTAGAAGCCTTTGAGCGTTTTGTTAACCTTAATGCCATTGCTTTAGGGCTACTTCAAATTCTCGCCTTAGAGTTACCCCAGGGGATTTGGGCTAATTTTCCTCGATGGTTTCGGACATTACCATCCCATGGCTACCCTAGTGAACGGATTGCTCAACTAGCCCTTCAACATCAAGCCCAAATGATTTTTCCTCAAAGTCCACCCAGTCTGCTTTTGCCTAAATTCCTTACCGCTAAACTTGCCTCTTCCCCAAGCCCTGATATGCTTACTTTCGTCGCATAG
- a CDS encoding type II toxin-antitoxin system MqsA family antitoxin: MTQCDICGQEGITLRYISRSYGKGDNLLVIENIPMLSCSHCGESYLTAQTLHEINNIKKHRQTLAVQKTVEVASLV, encoded by the coding sequence ATGACTCAATGTGATATTTGCGGCCAAGAAGGCATCACCCTGCGGTATATCTCACGCAGTTATGGCAAAGGGGATAACCTATTGGTGATTGAAAATATTCCAATGCTAAGTTGTTCTCATTGTGGCGAAAGCTATCTAACGGCTCAAACACTCCATGAAATTAATAATATCAAAAAACATCGTCAAACCTTAGCTGTTCAAAAAACAGTTGAAGTTGCAAGCCTGGTTTAA
- a CDS encoding DUF29 domain-containing protein has protein sequence MREQRWDVIDWEHLIEEVEDLGKSERSAIGSQMERIMVHLLKWQYQPQRRSDSWLDSINDGRSQIRRKLEDSPSLRSYPDQVLAKEYTRARREAARQTGLEISIFPEFCPYEIEQVIKDWLPNI, from the coding sequence TTGCGGGAACAACGTTGGGATGTGATTGATTGGGAACATTTAATTGAGGAGGTGGAGGACTTGGGTAAAAGTGAACGCAGTGCGATCGGTTCCCAGATGGAACGAATTATGGTGCATCTCCTCAAGTGGCAATATCAACCCCAACGGCGATCGGATAGTTGGCTGGATTCAATTAATGATGGGCGATCGCAGATTCGTCGTAAGTTAGAGGATAGTCCGAGTTTACGCAGTTATCCCGACCAAGTTTTGGCAAAGGAATATACCAGAGCGCGTCGAGAAGCAGCACGACAAACAGGTTTAGAAATTAGCATTTTTCCAGAGTTTTGTCCCTATGAAATTGAACAGGTTATTAAAGATTGGCTGCCTAACATATAA
- a CDS encoding ISKra4 family transposase, translated as MTAKLINVEGSKIKIELTLELSRSMLDTEINIQKGLNEVGCIASKEALKYLDTDGSPLKIGEEIWKSKGEQPKEYQTPYGEVIVNRHVYQRSVGGKTYCPLEREARIIITSTPLLAKQVSSKMSGMAGKEAKNDLLENHGRKVALSYIQRLSEAVGSVVQAKEEAWSYAPPKEDSQIATVGIGLDGTCMLMCEDGYREAMVGTVSLYDSEGERQPTIYLGAAPEYGKKSFLERLEREIERAKNRYPEATLVGIADGAESNWKFLEKQTEEQILDFYHASGYLGALAEALHPNTVSKQKEWLTENCRELKHEKGKAGELLNLMKEVKEEKSHSKNLTEKLLAAITYYENHQHQMDYAEYIEKKYPIGSGVMEAACKTLVKQRLCCSGMRWKEKGAGIILSLRALVLTKERWSQFWAKLDQYGFPVEP; from the coding sequence ATGACAGCAAAACTAATTAATGTAGAGGGTTCAAAGATAAAAATAGAACTAACATTAGAACTCAGTCGTTCAATGTTGGATACAGAAATAAATATTCAAAAAGGCTTAAACGAAGTAGGTTGCATCGCCAGCAAAGAAGCCTTGAAATATTTAGATACAGATGGTTCACCCTTAAAAATCGGTGAAGAAATCTGGAAGAGTAAGGGAGAGCAACCGAAAGAATATCAAACACCTTATGGTGAGGTTATAGTGAATCGTCATGTATATCAGCGTTCAGTAGGAGGAAAAACGTATTGCCCCTTAGAAAGAGAAGCAAGGATAATCATAACATCAACGCCATTATTGGCAAAACAGGTATCCTCAAAAATGTCAGGGATGGCAGGCAAAGAGGCGAAAAATGATTTATTAGAAAATCATGGTAGAAAAGTAGCGCTATCCTATATCCAAAGATTGAGTGAAGCAGTAGGAAGTGTGGTACAGGCAAAAGAAGAAGCGTGGAGTTATGCCCCGCCCAAGGAGGATAGCCAAATTGCAACAGTGGGAATAGGATTAGATGGAACCTGTATGCTGATGTGTGAGGATGGCTACCGTGAAGCAATGGTGGGAACCGTTTCCCTATACGATAGTGAAGGCGAACGTCAACCTACAATCTATCTAGGTGCGGCACCAGAGTATGGAAAAAAGAGTTTTCTAGAAAGATTAGAAAGAGAAATTGAGCGAGCGAAAAACCGTTATCCAGAGGCAACATTGGTCGGGATAGCAGACGGGGCAGAATCAAATTGGAAGTTTTTAGAAAAGCAAACGGAAGAACAGATATTAGATTTCTATCATGCCTCTGGTTACTTAGGTGCCTTGGCAGAAGCGTTGCATCCGAATACCGTGTCAAAACAAAAAGAATGGTTGACTGAAAATTGTCGAGAACTCAAGCATGAAAAAGGAAAAGCAGGAGAACTGCTAAATCTGATGAAAGAAGTCAAAGAAGAAAAAAGTCATTCTAAGAATCTTACCGAGAAACTACTAGCGGCGATTACTTATTACGAGAATCATCAGCATCAAATGGATTATGCTGAATACATAGAGAAAAAGTATCCGATTGGTTCAGGTGTTATGGAAGCAGCTTGTAAGACGTTGGTCAAACAACGATTATGTTGTTCAGGGATGCGATGGAAGGAAAAAGGAGCAGGAATTATTTTGAGCCTACGAGCTTTGGTATTGACCAAGGAACGATGGAGTCAATTTTGGGCAAAACTTGATCAATATGGGTTCCCTGTAGAACCCTGA
- a CDS encoding DUF4277 domain-containing protein, with protein MGTHPQEKLGVGTIVKAMILNCLGCINAPLYLLSEFFKGKALEHLLGEGIKAEDLNDDKLGRSLDKVFGVGVKNRFTKIVLKAAAIFGIEQKSKHLDSGTSRIK; from the coding sequence GTGGGAACTCATCCTCAAGAAAAGCTCGGTGTAGGTACAATAGTAAAAGCAATGATATTAAACTGCTTAGGATGTATTAATGCTCCGTTATATTTGTTGAGTGAATTTTTTAAAGGAAAAGCATTAGAACACCTATTAGGAGAAGGAATAAAAGCAGAAGATTTAAATGATGACAAGCTAGGAAGGTCATTGGATAAGGTATTTGGAGTGGGGGTAAAAAACCGGTTCACGAAAATAGTCCTAAAAGCGGCAGCAATCTTTGGAATAGAACAAAAGTCAAAGCATTTAGACTCGGGTACATCCCGGATAAAGTAG
- a CDS encoding IS1-like element transposase has protein sequence MPEVKEKIAEMAMNGSGIRDTARVLRISPSTVISELKKKSLV, from the coding sequence TTGCCAGAAGTAAAGGAAAAGATTGCCGAAATGGCAATGAATGGTAGTGGCATAAGGGATACAGCCCGTGTGCTGAGGATTAGTCCATCAACAGTGATTAGTGAACTAAAAAAAAAGAGTCTAGTTTAG
- a CDS encoding IS1 family transposase, protein MSGHKDEAFLRLKELLEPFGITQYYTDGWGAYERHIEPALHEVGKYNTQKIERKHLTLRTRIKRLARKTICFSKSIVMHDIVLGLFINRFEFGCLI, encoded by the coding sequence TTGTCTGGTCACAAAGACGAAGCATTTCTAAGGCTAAAAGAGTTGTTAGAACCTTTTGGTATTACTCAATATTATACAGATGGATGGGGGGCTTACGAACGACATATTGAGCCAGCATTGCATGAGGTGGGTAAGTATAATACTCAAAAAATCGAACGAAAGCACTTGACATTGAGAACTCGAATAAAGAGATTAGCGAGAAAAACGATTTGTTTCTCCAAATCTATTGTGATGCACGATATTGTCCTTGGATTATTTATCAATCGCTTTGAATTTGGATGTCTTATTTAG
- a CDS encoding ISAs1 family transposase — MGIKHDFHQTIDKGHGRIEIRRCWTMEQTEFLLGGEKWAKLTSICMIKAERRLKDKTEYETRYYISSLPSNAQKLSQSVRSHWLIENSLHWVLDLAFNEDACRIRKDFAPENLAVLRHIALNLLTKENTLKLGIKNKRLRAGWDEDYLLKVLLG; from the coding sequence GTGGGAATTAAGCATGATTTTCATCAAACAATAGACAAGGGACATGGACGGATTGAAATTCGCCGTTGCTGGACGATGGAACAAACAGAATTTTTGCTGGGTGGGGAGAAATGGGCAAAGTTGACGAGCATCTGTATGATTAAAGCGGAGAGACGATTGAAAGACAAAACAGAGTATGAGACTCGCTACTATATCAGTAGCCTGCCGAGTAATGCTCAAAAATTATCCCAATCTGTTCGTAGTCATTGGTTGATAGAAAACTCTTTACATTGGGTTCTAGACTTGGCCTTCAACGAGGATGCTTGTCGCATTCGTAAGGATTTTGCTCCTGAGAATTTAGCCGTCTTACGCCATATCGCTCTTAACTTGCTCACAAAGGAAAATACTCTGAAACTTGGTATCAAGAATAAACGGCTACGCGCTGGTTGGGACGAGGACTATCTCCTTAAGGTTTTACTCGGATAA
- a CDS encoding ISAs1 family transposase — protein MKLRPKYRLVEHFAEIDDPRIERTKRHKLIDILTIAILAVICGAEGWVAMESFGKAKHQWLKKILELPNGIPSDDTFARVFASLNPEQFQDCFLHWVKSIAEVSEGEVIAIDGKTLRHSYDNANGKGAIQMVSAWATANRLVLGQCKVESKSNEITAIPKLLKMLEVKGCIVTIDAMGTQTKIAQQIVGRGGDYVLALKGNQGNLCEDVEQLFAHAQSVNFVGIKHDFHQTIDKGHGRIEIRRCWTMEQTEFLLGGEKWAKLTSICMIKAERRLKDKTEYETRYYISSLPSNAQKLSQSVRSHWLIENSLHWVLDLAFNEDACRIRKDFAPENLAVLRHIALNLLTKENTLKLGIKNKRLRAGWDEDYLLKVLLG, from the coding sequence ATGAAACTCCGACCCAAATATAGACTGGTAGAACACTTTGCCGAAATAGATGACCCTCGCATCGAACGAACAAAACGGCATAAACTCATTGATATTCTAACGATTGCCATCTTAGCCGTCATTTGTGGAGCAGAAGGTTGGGTAGCCATGGAAAGTTTCGGCAAGGCTAAACATCAATGGCTAAAAAAAATTTTGGAATTGCCGAATGGCATCCCCTCCGACGATACGTTTGCGCGTGTATTTGCTAGTCTGAATCCAGAGCAATTTCAAGACTGTTTTCTGCATTGGGTCAAAAGTATAGCGGAGGTAAGTGAAGGAGAAGTGATAGCGATTGACGGCAAAACCCTTCGCCACTCCTATGACAATGCCAACGGAAAGGGCGCAATTCAGATGGTAAGTGCATGGGCAACAGCAAATCGTCTAGTACTAGGACAGTGCAAGGTGGAAAGCAAATCGAATGAAATCACGGCGATTCCTAAACTCCTGAAAATGCTAGAGGTCAAAGGTTGTATCGTAACGATTGATGCCATGGGAACTCAGACAAAGATTGCCCAACAGATAGTAGGGCGAGGGGGAGATTATGTTTTGGCATTGAAAGGCAATCAAGGTAATTTATGTGAGGATGTTGAACAATTATTTGCTCATGCTCAATCGGTTAATTTTGTGGGAATTAAGCATGATTTTCATCAAACAATAGACAAGGGACATGGACGGATTGAAATTCGCCGTTGCTGGACGATGGAACAAACAGAATTTTTGCTGGGTGGGGAGAAATGGGCAAAGTTGACGAGCATCTGTATGATTAAAGCGGAGAGACGATTGAAAGACAAAACAGAGTATGAGACTCGCTACTATATCAGTAGCCTGCCGAGTAATGCTCAAAAATTATCCCAATCTGTTCGTAGTCATTGGTTGATAGAAAACTCTTTACATTGGGTTCTAGACTTGGCCTTCAACGAGGATGCTTGTCGCATTCGTAAGGATTTTGCTCCTGAGAATTTAGCCGTCTTACGCCATATCGCTCTTAACTTGCTCACAAAGGAAAATACTCTGAAACTTGGTATCAAGAATAAACGGCTACGCGCTGGTTGGGACGAGGACTATCTCCTTAAGGTTTTACTCGGATAA
- a CDS encoding transposase family protein, whose product MALQYLREYRTQYHIKTDWGVSESTVCRTTQKIENSLIRSGVFSLPGKKELRQKGTEEKVVAMDVTESPIEKPKENQKNYYSGKQKEHTLKTQIIVDLKSQKIICLASGKGVVIR is encoded by the coding sequence ATGGCCCTTCAATATTTAAGAGAATATAGAACACAGTACCATATTAAAACAGACTGGGGAGTATCAGAATCAACGGTGTGTCGTACAACTCAGAAAATCGAAAATAGCTTAATTCGCTCAGGAGTATTCAGTCTACCTGGAAAGAAAGAGTTACGTCAAAAAGGGACAGAAGAAAAAGTAGTGGCAATGGATGTAACAGAGAGTCCGATAGAAAAACCAAAAGAAAATCAGAAAAATTATTATAGTGGGAAGCAAAAAGAACATACATTAAAGACGCAAATAATTGTTGACCTAAAAAGCCAGAAAATCATCTGTCTAGCGAGTGGTAAAGGGGTAGTGATTCGATAG